In the Malus domestica chromosome 16, GDT2T_hap1 genome, one interval contains:
- the LOC103403013 gene encoding AMSH-like ubiquitin thioesterase 2 isoform X5 — translation MAERSHISARGIDGENPRLSSLCSVESGSSCFACKFPGPNFLKTTSDYQNITVHSVTQCSPSPVISCVEKPQSSNISQITDANTEHGQSQSSNKSASSGVLRDVHISAQLMEDFLDLAKENTEKDLETCGILGAFLKNGTFYVTTLIIPKQESTSSSCLATNDEEAFAIQNEHSLFPVGWIHTHPSQSCFMSSVDLHTHYSYQVMIPEAIAVVMAPTDTSSPQALDAIVHSLGLCPCLCSCSIFILH, via the exons ATGGCAGAGAGAAGCCATATAAG CGCCAGGGGCATCGATGGGGAAAATCCTAGGTTGTCATCTTTGTGTTCAGTGGAATCTGGCAGTAGTTGCTTCGCGTGTAAATTTCCTGGTCCAAACTTTTTGAAGACAACTAGTGACTATCAGAATATCACAGTTCATTCTGTTACTCAATGCTCTCCTTCACCTGTAATCTCTTGCGTAGAAAAGCCTCAAAGTTCTAATATATCACAAATTACGGACGCAAATACAGAACATGGTCAGTCACAGTCTTCTAATAAATCAGCATCATCTGGGGTCCTGCGAGATGTACATATT TCAGCTCAGTTAATGGAAGATTTCCTTGATCTTGCTAAAGAAAACACGGAGAAGGATCTAGAAACCTGCGGGATTCTTGGCGCTTTTCTT AAAAATGGAACATTCTATGTGACAACTCTGATCATACCCAAACAGGAATCAACTTCCAGCTCT TGTCTGGCAACAAACGATGAGGAAGCTTTTGCCATTCAAAACGAACACTCACTTTTTCCGGTTGGATGGATCCAT ACACATCCTTCTCAAAGTTGTTTCATGTCATCAGTGGATTTGCACACTCATTATTCGTACCAG GTTATGATACCCGAGGCTATTGCCGTTGTCATGGCTCCAACTGATACCTCAAG CCCACAAGCTTTAGATGCTATCGTCCATTCCCTCGGTCTTTGTCCTTGCCTTTGTTCTTGTAGCATCTTCATTCTTCACTAA
- the LOC103403013 gene encoding AMSH-like ubiquitin thioesterase 2 isoform X1, translated as MAERSHISARGIDGENPRLSSLCSVESGSSCFACKFPGPNFLKTTSDYQNITVHSVTQCSPSPVISCVEKPQSSNISQITDANTEHGQSQSSNKSASSGVLRDVHISAQLMEDFLDLAKENTEKDLETCGILGAFLKNGTFYVTTLIIPKQESTSSSCLATNDEEAFAIQNEHSLFPVGWIHTHPSQSCFMSSVDLHTHYSYQVMIPEAIAVVMAPTDTSRSYGIFRLSDPGGMSVLKACQEQGFHPHGETTDGSPVFEHCSNVYKNSNLRFEIFDLR; from the exons ATGGCAGAGAGAAGCCATATAAG CGCCAGGGGCATCGATGGGGAAAATCCTAGGTTGTCATCTTTGTGTTCAGTGGAATCTGGCAGTAGTTGCTTCGCGTGTAAATTTCCTGGTCCAAACTTTTTGAAGACAACTAGTGACTATCAGAATATCACAGTTCATTCTGTTACTCAATGCTCTCCTTCACCTGTAATCTCTTGCGTAGAAAAGCCTCAAAGTTCTAATATATCACAAATTACGGACGCAAATACAGAACATGGTCAGTCACAGTCTTCTAATAAATCAGCATCATCTGGGGTCCTGCGAGATGTACATATT TCAGCTCAGTTAATGGAAGATTTCCTTGATCTTGCTAAAGAAAACACGGAGAAGGATCTAGAAACCTGCGGGATTCTTGGCGCTTTTCTT AAAAATGGAACATTCTATGTGACAACTCTGATCATACCCAAACAGGAATCAACTTCCAGCTCT TGTCTGGCAACAAACGATGAGGAAGCTTTTGCCATTCAAAACGAACACTCACTTTTTCCGGTTGGATGGATCCAT ACACATCCTTCTCAAAGTTGTTTCATGTCATCAGTGGATTTGCACACTCATTATTCGTACCAG GTTATGATACCCGAGGCTATTGCCGTTGTCATGGCTCCAACTGATACCTCAAG GAGCTATGGAATATTTCGGCTATCTGATCCTGGCGGGATGAGTGTCCTGAAAGCGTGCCAGGAGCAAGGATTTCATCCTCACGGAGAAACAACAGACGGGAGTCCCGTTTTCGAGCACTGCTCTAATGTATACAAGAATTCAAATCTGAGGTTCGAAATCTTCGACTTGCGTTGA
- the LOC103403013 gene encoding AMSH-like ubiquitin thioesterase 2 isoform X2: MAERSHISARGIDGENPRLSSLCSVESGSSCFACKFPGPNFLKTTSDYQNITVHSVTQCSPSPVISCVEKPQSSNISQITDANTEHGQSQSSNKSASSGVLRDSAQLMEDFLDLAKENTEKDLETCGILGAFLKNGTFYVTTLIIPKQESTSSSCLATNDEEAFAIQNEHSLFPVGWIHTHPSQSCFMSSVDLHTHYSYQVMIPEAIAVVMAPTDTSRSYGIFRLSDPGGMSVLKACQEQGFHPHGETTDGSPVFEHCSNVYKNSNLRFEIFDLR; the protein is encoded by the exons ATGGCAGAGAGAAGCCATATAAG CGCCAGGGGCATCGATGGGGAAAATCCTAGGTTGTCATCTTTGTGTTCAGTGGAATCTGGCAGTAGTTGCTTCGCGTGTAAATTTCCTGGTCCAAACTTTTTGAAGACAACTAGTGACTATCAGAATATCACAGTTCATTCTGTTACTCAATGCTCTCCTTCACCTGTAATCTCTTGCGTAGAAAAGCCTCAAAGTTCTAATATATCACAAATTACGGACGCAAATACAGAACATGGTCAGTCACAGTCTTCTAATAAATCAGCATCATCTGGGGTCCTGCGAGAT TCAGCTCAGTTAATGGAAGATTTCCTTGATCTTGCTAAAGAAAACACGGAGAAGGATCTAGAAACCTGCGGGATTCTTGGCGCTTTTCTT AAAAATGGAACATTCTATGTGACAACTCTGATCATACCCAAACAGGAATCAACTTCCAGCTCT TGTCTGGCAACAAACGATGAGGAAGCTTTTGCCATTCAAAACGAACACTCACTTTTTCCGGTTGGATGGATCCAT ACACATCCTTCTCAAAGTTGTTTCATGTCATCAGTGGATTTGCACACTCATTATTCGTACCAG GTTATGATACCCGAGGCTATTGCCGTTGTCATGGCTCCAACTGATACCTCAAG GAGCTATGGAATATTTCGGCTATCTGATCCTGGCGGGATGAGTGTCCTGAAAGCGTGCCAGGAGCAAGGATTTCATCCTCACGGAGAAACAACAGACGGGAGTCCCGTTTTCGAGCACTGCTCTAATGTATACAAGAATTCAAATCTGAGGTTCGAAATCTTCGACTTGCGTTGA
- the LOC103403013 gene encoding AMSH-like ubiquitin thioesterase 2 isoform X4 produces MAERSHISARGIDGENPRLSSLCSVESGSSCFACKFPGPNFLKTTSDYQNITVHSVTQCSPSPVISCVEKPQSSNISQITDANTEHGQSQSSNKSASSGVLRDVHISAQLMEDFLDLAKENTEKDLETCGILGAFLKNGTFYVTTLIIPKQESTSSSCLATNDEEAFAIQNEHSLFPVGWIHTHPSQSCFMSSVDLHTHYSYQVMIPEAIAVVMAPTDTSSQLSQTSVKGNEGENAVIWKRILLCSPVSP; encoded by the exons ATGGCAGAGAGAAGCCATATAAG CGCCAGGGGCATCGATGGGGAAAATCCTAGGTTGTCATCTTTGTGTTCAGTGGAATCTGGCAGTAGTTGCTTCGCGTGTAAATTTCCTGGTCCAAACTTTTTGAAGACAACTAGTGACTATCAGAATATCACAGTTCATTCTGTTACTCAATGCTCTCCTTCACCTGTAATCTCTTGCGTAGAAAAGCCTCAAAGTTCTAATATATCACAAATTACGGACGCAAATACAGAACATGGTCAGTCACAGTCTTCTAATAAATCAGCATCATCTGGGGTCCTGCGAGATGTACATATT TCAGCTCAGTTAATGGAAGATTTCCTTGATCTTGCTAAAGAAAACACGGAGAAGGATCTAGAAACCTGCGGGATTCTTGGCGCTTTTCTT AAAAATGGAACATTCTATGTGACAACTCTGATCATACCCAAACAGGAATCAACTTCCAGCTCT TGTCTGGCAACAAACGATGAGGAAGCTTTTGCCATTCAAAACGAACACTCACTTTTTCCGGTTGGATGGATCCAT ACACATCCTTCTCAAAGTTGTTTCATGTCATCAGTGGATTTGCACACTCATTATTCGTACCAG GTTATGATACCCGAGGCTATTGCCGTTGTCATGGCTCCAACTGATACCTCAAG TCAGCTGTCACAAACAAGCGTaaaaggaaatgaaggagagAATGCAGTAATTTGGAAGCGTATCCTTCTCTGCTCACCAGTTTCCCCTTGA
- the LOC103403013 gene encoding AMSH-like ubiquitin thioesterase 2 isoform X3, with protein sequence MAERSHISARGIDGENPRLSSLCSVESGSSCFACKFPGPNFLKTTSDYQNITVHSVTQCSPSPVISCVEKPQSSNISQITDANTEHGQSQSSNKSASSGVLRDVHISAQLMEDFLDLAKENTEKDLETCGILGAFLKNGTFYVTTLIIPKQESTSSSCLATNDEEAFAIQNEHSLFPVGWIHTHPSQSCFMSSVDLHTHYSYQVMIPEAIAVVMAPTDTSRYAATLITSPQALDAIVHSLGLCPCLCSCSIFILH encoded by the exons ATGGCAGAGAGAAGCCATATAAG CGCCAGGGGCATCGATGGGGAAAATCCTAGGTTGTCATCTTTGTGTTCAGTGGAATCTGGCAGTAGTTGCTTCGCGTGTAAATTTCCTGGTCCAAACTTTTTGAAGACAACTAGTGACTATCAGAATATCACAGTTCATTCTGTTACTCAATGCTCTCCTTCACCTGTAATCTCTTGCGTAGAAAAGCCTCAAAGTTCTAATATATCACAAATTACGGACGCAAATACAGAACATGGTCAGTCACAGTCTTCTAATAAATCAGCATCATCTGGGGTCCTGCGAGATGTACATATT TCAGCTCAGTTAATGGAAGATTTCCTTGATCTTGCTAAAGAAAACACGGAGAAGGATCTAGAAACCTGCGGGATTCTTGGCGCTTTTCTT AAAAATGGAACATTCTATGTGACAACTCTGATCATACCCAAACAGGAATCAACTTCCAGCTCT TGTCTGGCAACAAACGATGAGGAAGCTTTTGCCATTCAAAACGAACACTCACTTTTTCCGGTTGGATGGATCCAT ACACATCCTTCTCAAAGTTGTTTCATGTCATCAGTGGATTTGCACACTCATTATTCGTACCAG GTTATGATACCCGAGGCTATTGCCGTTGTCATGGCTCCAACTGATACCTCAAGGTATGCTGCAACACTAATTACAAG CCCACAAGCTTTAGATGCTATCGTCCATTCCCTCGGTCTTTGTCCTTGCCTTTGTTCTTGTAGCATCTTCATTCTTCACTAA
- the LOC103404828 gene encoding suppressor protein SRP40-like codes for MQAVSVFSVSPSFNSKDSVSDFEAEYAQLSANFSSQLQIAGSGGDFEFEDAGKPEMEDKEAQSVDDGGECETENEDDFSFAPTKADGSPISADDIFQNGQIRPVFPFFNRDLLFAEADDGDASRARAASSATSSSSLRPPLKKLFFEERDTQSSSASELDELQGVPEGTYCEWSRKPMEAAPELRNKSNSTGSSKLWRVRDLNLRSNSDGKDAFVFLNPKSAASQKPSQGSAADGKSSSEIQKTAEKVKRKAKKVETVSSAHEKHYVKNREKKEGDKRRSYLPYRPVVGFFTNVNVLSRNVHPF; via the coding sequence atgcaAGCGGTTTCCGTGTTTTCCGTGTCGCCGAGCTTCAATTCCAAGGATTCCGTGAGCGATTTCGAAGCCGAATACGCGCAGCTCTCTGCGAATTTCAGCTCCCAGCTCCAAATCGCCGGTTCCGGCGGCGATTTTGAATTCGAGGACGCTGGGAAGCCAGAAATGGAAGATAAAGAAGCTCAAAGCGTGGACGACGGCGGCGAATGCGAGACCGAAAACGAAGACGATTTCTCTTTCGCCCCCACGAAAGCCGACGGTTCGCCGATTTCTGCGGACGATATATTCCAAAACGGCCAGATCCGGCCGGTATTTCCGTTTTTCAACCGAGATCTTCTCTTCGCCGAAGCCGACGACGGCGATGCTTCCAGAGCCAGAGCGGCCTCGTCTGCAACTTCGTCCTCGTCTCTAAGGCCGCCGTTGAAGAAGCTGTTCTTCGAAGAGCGGGACACGCAGTCGTCGTCGGCGTCCGAGTTGGACGAGCTCCAAGGAGTCCCGGAAGGAACGTACTGCGAGTGGTCAAGGAAGCCGATGGAGGCGGCGCCGGAGCTCCGGAACAAGAGCAATTCCACGGGATCCTCGAAGCTGTGGAGAGTCAGAGACTTGAACCTCCGGAGCAACAGCGACGGCAAAGACGCTTTCGTCTTCCTGAACCCTAAGTCGGCGGCGAGCCAGAAGCCGAGCCAAGGATCGGCGGCGGATGGGAAGAGCAGCTCTGAGATTCAAAAGACGGCGGAGAAGGTAAAGAGGAAGGCTAAGAAAGTCGAAACGGTATCGTCTGCGCACGAGAAACATTACGTGAAGAACAGAGAGAAGAAGGAAGGGGATAAACGGCGGTCGTACTTGCCGTATCGGCCGGTGGTTGGGTTCTTCACCAATGTGAACGTATTGAGCAGAAACGTTCATCCTTTTTGA